A stretch of Caenorhabditis elegans chromosome IV DNA encodes these proteins:
- the tag-77 gene encoding FYVE, RhoGEF and PH domain-containing protein tag-77 (Confirmed by transcript evidence): MKYDMNHRKNSDDTPPASRTVKEMMAEFQNKLDDGDNRFRKQPPPPPSPRRAPPPPPHRKPASLSPPPDDENTIRPPSSSESSENIPEEPQELITPNTTRRSLGPKPTVAPKPLFLNGLLPSSSTSDVSSQNSPKCDPHPSCTTPTILVSPATSEYSNGVFFGANETNGSGVKDRARQLVNMGFVPRMQNGGTGTPSERPISQVSTLSQVSDEFDEGDTSASDEESMNSEKHLRRHRHEDDFDELPLPKNERKTTTVAATHSEIMNEMEHLFVRGGKKNNGVHKQQRRQSNIDEIPSDVGKLRDNRKGRHNSLFVSPTSGMSSSSTDDFSRITSMTSDRSSILTSHSGGEDSTDGASPVPDYETGDEKDDQRLKKLHYAAVEFLKVQNNYVQYLKEMAVLYPEYMERFGKRVGRDLLASHNGHENVVLQIKKIMVQILPIHEMLLKEIDKVCSNWDSRYPNMSKTIGTFADFLKCCQPFLDNKADFLNKLLQLRNEDKEFDEATYMFETEVFKRGKKGAVIQQLDQVHQNFMRYKLLMLRYSEYLIDDCDEKEKAQEAIQKLENVTQAVNQKMGLPTTEELTKLYYRFQCQFNVLEPGRVLIRQSEVMKQTRKELQPRYLVLFTDYLWICRVSSSGQFDINRSYRIPLEYMKFERMEEDERIRCLQIRSRVKSALIIFSSEKERNQWTDDLTKAQYDRKSYKRRQSTAVQRHDENKKKMNKLLMLTPEVPDASDLERPQLIDSRSRSMSCESQDELSSVPVTPLDNGEIDETLGFGEVTRNGSGKKPPSEMIKPVWLPDNISNECLMEGCSTEFNIINRRHHCRDCGWLICKFCKGQAPLSKYDFTKQNVCSECFDRHYKAYKDGVLFPSKNMIVQSDETILVKIGKRNDKEIVDPRKLFKAPVNYGFRHRNVEEKRAQSIVFGRVYLSFRSRKTETVRHALLRRDDLKLVFYKAELDSKSVLELLIYGYFYRETPLDDGWLFELVHRNQIRTDDTKDDVISFRVDNSASAKKWSAAFADKLELDPTRG, from the exons ATGAAATATGACATGAACCATCGCAAAAATTCTGATGATACTCCACCGGCGTCTAGGACCGTCAAAGAAATGATGGcagagtttcaaaataaactgGACGACGGAGACAACAGATTCCGGAAGCaaccaccaccgccacctT cCCCAAGACGAGCTCCACCACCGCCTCCTCATCGGAAACCTGCATCATTATCTCCACCTCCAGACGATGAGAATACAATTCGACCGCCGTCTTCTTCAGAATCGTCCGAAAATATTCCTGAAGAACCGCAGGAATTGATTACGCCAAATACAACGAGACGAAGTCTTGGACCAAAGCCAACTGTTGCTCCAAAACCATTATTTCTGAATGGATTG CTTCCGTCAAGCTCAACCTCGGATGTATCATctcaaaattctccaaaatgtGATCCTCATCCATCTTGTACAACTCCAACTATTCTAGTATCTCCAGCTACTTCTGAATATTCAAATGGAGTTTTCTTCGGTGCCAATGAAACGAATGGTAGTGGGGTTAAAGATCGAGCTCGACAATTGGTTAATATGGGATTCGTACCAAGAATGCAAAATGGAGGAACTGGAACTCCGTCCGAaag accaATTTCCCAAGTTTCTACATTATCTCAAGTTAGCGACGAATTTGACGAAGGTGATACATCAGCTTCAGATGAAGAATCAATGAATAGTGAAAAGCATCTTCGACGTCATCGACACGAGGATGATTTCGATGAGCTCccacttccaaaaaatgaacgGAAAACGACAACTGTTGCAGCTACACATTCAGAAATTATGAACGAAATGGAGCATCTCTTTGTGAG aGGTGGTAAAAAGAATAATGGAGTTCACAAACAACAGAGACGCCAATCGAATATCGATGAAATTCCATCAGACGTGGGAAAACTGAGAGATAATCGAAAA ggTCGTCACAATTCCTTATTTGTTTCTCCAACTTCTGGAATGTCATCATCTTCGACAGATGATTTCTCAAGAATCACAAGTATGACAAGTGATCGTAGCAGTATTTTAACAAGTCATAGTGGCGGAGAAGACTCTACTGATGGAGCATCACCTGTGCCAGATTATGAGACTGGAGATGAGAAGGATGATCAACGATTGAAGAAACTTCATTATGCTGCTgttgagtttttgaaagttcagaaTAATTATGTGCAATATTTAAAGGAAATGGCAGTG CTCTATCCGGAATACATGGAACGATTTGGTAAACGAGTTGGACGAGATCTTCTAGCTTCACACAATGGTcatgaaaatgttgttttacaaatcaagaaaataatGGTTCAAATACTGCCAATCCATGAAATGCTTCTAAAAGAAATTGATAAAGTATGTTCGAATTGGGATTCTCGATATCCGAATATGAGCAAGACTATTGGAACTTTTGCCGATTTCTTGAAATGTTGTCAACCATTCCTTGATAATAAAGCCGACTTTTTGAATAAGCTGCTTCAGTTAAGAAATGAAGATAAAGAATTTGACGAAGCAACTTATATG TTCGAGACAGAAGTGTTTAAACGTGGAAAGAAAGGGGCTGTAATCCAACAACTCGATCAAgttcatcaaaatttcatgAGATACAAGCTTTTAATGCTTCGGTATTCAGAATATTTGATAGATGACTGTGATGAAAAGGAAAAAGCTCAGGAAGCCATTCAGAAGCTGGAAAATGTGACACAGGCGGTAAATCAGAAAATGGGCCTACCGACGACCGAGGAGCTGACAAAATTGTACTATCGATTCcag tGTCAATTCAATGTGCTCGAACCCGGACGTGTGTTAATTCGTCAATCAGAAGTGATGAAACAGACTCGAAAAGAATTACAACCTCGATATCTCGTCCTATTCACTGACTATCTTTGGATTTGTCGAGTGAGCTCATCTGGGCAATTTGATATAAATCGTTCCTACCGTATACCATTGGAATATATGAAGTTTGAGAGAATGGAAGAGGATGAACGAATACGGTGTCTACAAATTAGAAGTCGTGTTAAAAGTGCCTTAATCATATTTTCAtcggaaaaagagagaaatcaATGGACAGATGATCTTACAAAAGCGCAATACGATCGGAAATCTTATAAAAGAAGGCAATCAACAGCTGTGCAAAGACATGAtgagaataagaagaaaatgaacaaaCTTTTAATGTTGACACCTGAAGTACCAGATGCCAGTGATCTTGAAAGACCTCAATTAATTGATTCAAGATCAAGATCAATGAGTTGTGAATCACAAGATGAACTTTCTTCAGTTCCAGTAACACCTTTGGATAATGGAGAAATTGATGAAACTCTTGGATTTGGTGAAGTAACTCGAAATGGATCAGGAAAAAAGCCGCCCTCGGAAATGATCAAACCTGTTTGGCTTCCGGATAATATATCAAATGAATGTTTAATGGAGGGATGCTCAACTGAGTTCAATATAATTAATAGGCGGCATCATTGTAGAGATTGTGGATGG ctgatctgcaaattttgcaaagggCAAGCTCCACTGTCGAAATATGACTTTACGAAACAAAATGTTTGCTCCGAGTGTTTTGATCGGCATTACAAAGCTT acaaagacGGTGTTCTATTCCCATCTAAAAATATGATAGTCCAAAGTGATGAAACTATTcttgtgaaaattggaaaacgcaACGACAAAGAAATTGTGGATCcaagaaaattgttcaagGCACCCGTCAATTATGGATTCCGGCATCGAAATGTTGAGGAAAAACGGGCACAGAGCATTGTGTTTGGCAGGGTTTATTTGAG TTTCAGAAGTCGAAAAACCGAGACTGTCCGCCATGCTCTTCTTCGTCGTGATGATCTTAAACTGGTATTCTACAAAGCAGAACTTGACTCAAAATCTGTTCTAGAATTGCTCATTTATGGATATTTCTACCGGGAAACACCACTTGATGATGGATGGTTATTTGAGCTTGTACATCGGAATCAAATAAGAACTGATGATACCAAAGATGACGTCATTTCCTTCCGTGTCGACAACAGTGCAAGTGCAAAAAAGTGGTCGGCAGCATTTGCGGATAAACTTGAGTTGGATCCTACTCGCGGCTGA
- the tag-77 gene encoding FYVE, RhoGEF and PH domain-containing protein tag-77 (Confirmed by transcript evidence), translating to MNFELPSSSTSDVSSQNSPKCDPHPSCTTPTILVSPATSEYSNGVFFGANETNGSGVKDRARQLVNMGFVPRMQNGGTGTPSERPISQVSTLSQVSDEFDEGDTSASDEESMNSEKHLRRHRHEDDFDELPLPKNERKTTTVAATHSEIMNEMEHLFVRGGKKNNGVHKQQRRQSNIDEIPSDVGKLRDNRKGRHNSLFVSPTSGMSSSSTDDFSRITSMTSDRSSILTSHSGGEDSTDGASPVPDYETGDEKDDQRLKKLHYAAVEFLKVQNNYVQYLKEMAVLYPEYMERFGKRVGRDLLASHNGHENVVLQIKKIMVQILPIHEMLLKEIDKVCSNWDSRYPNMSKTIGTFADFLKCCQPFLDNKADFLNKLLQLRNEDKEFDEATYMFETEVFKRGKKGAVIQQLDQVHQNFMRYKLLMLRYSEYLIDDCDEKEKAQEAIQKLENVTQAVNQKMGLPTTEELTKLYYRFQCQFNVLEPGRVLIRQSEVMKQTRKELQPRYLVLFTDYLWICRVSSSGQFDINRSYRIPLEYMKFERMEEDERIRCLQIRSRVKSALIIFSSEKERNQWTDDLTKAQYDRKSYKRRQSTAVQRHDENKKKMNKLLMLTPEVPDASDLERPQLIDSRSRSMSCESQDELSSVPVTPLDNGEIDETLGFGEVTRNGSGKKPPSEMIKPVWLPDNISNECLMEGCSTEFNIINRRHHCRDCGWLICKFCKGQAPLSKYDFTKQNVCSECFDRHYKAYKDGVLFPSKNMIVQSDETILVKIGKRNDKEIVDPRKLFKAPVNYGFRHRNVEEKRAQSIVFGRVYLRSRKTETVRHALLRRDDLKLVFYKAELDSKSVLELLIYGYFYRETPLDDGWLFELVHRNQIRTDDTKDDVISFRVDNSASAKKWSAAFADKLELDPTRG from the exons ATGAATTTCGAG CTTCCGTCAAGCTCAACCTCGGATGTATCATctcaaaattctccaaaatgtGATCCTCATCCATCTTGTACAACTCCAACTATTCTAGTATCTCCAGCTACTTCTGAATATTCAAATGGAGTTTTCTTCGGTGCCAATGAAACGAATGGTAGTGGGGTTAAAGATCGAGCTCGACAATTGGTTAATATGGGATTCGTACCAAGAATGCAAAATGGAGGAACTGGAACTCCGTCCGAaag accaATTTCCCAAGTTTCTACATTATCTCAAGTTAGCGACGAATTTGACGAAGGTGATACATCAGCTTCAGATGAAGAATCAATGAATAGTGAAAAGCATCTTCGACGTCATCGACACGAGGATGATTTCGATGAGCTCccacttccaaaaaatgaacgGAAAACGACAACTGTTGCAGCTACACATTCAGAAATTATGAACGAAATGGAGCATCTCTTTGTGAG aGGTGGTAAAAAGAATAATGGAGTTCACAAACAACAGAGACGCCAATCGAATATCGATGAAATTCCATCAGACGTGGGAAAACTGAGAGATAATCGAAAA ggTCGTCACAATTCCTTATTTGTTTCTCCAACTTCTGGAATGTCATCATCTTCGACAGATGATTTCTCAAGAATCACAAGTATGACAAGTGATCGTAGCAGTATTTTAACAAGTCATAGTGGCGGAGAAGACTCTACTGATGGAGCATCACCTGTGCCAGATTATGAGACTGGAGATGAGAAGGATGATCAACGATTGAAGAAACTTCATTATGCTGCTgttgagtttttgaaagttcagaaTAATTATGTGCAATATTTAAAGGAAATGGCAGTG CTCTATCCGGAATACATGGAACGATTTGGTAAACGAGTTGGACGAGATCTTCTAGCTTCACACAATGGTcatgaaaatgttgttttacaaatcaagaaaataatGGTTCAAATACTGCCAATCCATGAAATGCTTCTAAAAGAAATTGATAAAGTATGTTCGAATTGGGATTCTCGATATCCGAATATGAGCAAGACTATTGGAACTTTTGCCGATTTCTTGAAATGTTGTCAACCATTCCTTGATAATAAAGCCGACTTTTTGAATAAGCTGCTTCAGTTAAGAAATGAAGATAAAGAATTTGACGAAGCAACTTATATG TTCGAGACAGAAGTGTTTAAACGTGGAAAGAAAGGGGCTGTAATCCAACAACTCGATCAAgttcatcaaaatttcatgAGATACAAGCTTTTAATGCTTCGGTATTCAGAATATTTGATAGATGACTGTGATGAAAAGGAAAAAGCTCAGGAAGCCATTCAGAAGCTGGAAAATGTGACACAGGCGGTAAATCAGAAAATGGGCCTACCGACGACCGAGGAGCTGACAAAATTGTACTATCGATTCcag tGTCAATTCAATGTGCTCGAACCCGGACGTGTGTTAATTCGTCAATCAGAAGTGATGAAACAGACTCGAAAAGAATTACAACCTCGATATCTCGTCCTATTCACTGACTATCTTTGGATTTGTCGAGTGAGCTCATCTGGGCAATTTGATATAAATCGTTCCTACCGTATACCATTGGAATATATGAAGTTTGAGAGAATGGAAGAGGATGAACGAATACGGTGTCTACAAATTAGAAGTCGTGTTAAAAGTGCCTTAATCATATTTTCAtcggaaaaagagagaaatcaATGGACAGATGATCTTACAAAAGCGCAATACGATCGGAAATCTTATAAAAGAAGGCAATCAACAGCTGTGCAAAGACATGAtgagaataagaagaaaatgaacaaaCTTTTAATGTTGACACCTGAAGTACCAGATGCCAGTGATCTTGAAAGACCTCAATTAATTGATTCAAGATCAAGATCAATGAGTTGTGAATCACAAGATGAACTTTCTTCAGTTCCAGTAACACCTTTGGATAATGGAGAAATTGATGAAACTCTTGGATTTGGTGAAGTAACTCGAAATGGATCAGGAAAAAAGCCGCCCTCGGAAATGATCAAACCTGTTTGGCTTCCGGATAATATATCAAATGAATGTTTAATGGAGGGATGCTCAACTGAGTTCAATATAATTAATAGGCGGCATCATTGTAGAGATTGTGGATGG ctgatctgcaaattttgcaaagggCAAGCTCCACTGTCGAAATATGACTTTACGAAACAAAATGTTTGCTCCGAGTGTTTTGATCGGCATTACAAAGCTT acaaagacGGTGTTCTATTCCCATCTAAAAATATGATAGTCCAAAGTGATGAAACTATTcttgtgaaaattggaaaacgcaACGACAAAGAAATTGTGGATCcaagaaaattgttcaagGCACCCGTCAATTATGGATTCCGGCATCGAAATGTTGAGGAAAAACGGGCACAGAGCATTGTGTTTGGCAGGGTTTATTTGAG AAGTCGAAAAACCGAGACTGTCCGCCATGCTCTTCTTCGTCGTGATGATCTTAAACTGGTATTCTACAAAGCAGAACTTGACTCAAAATCTGTTCTAGAATTGCTCATTTATGGATATTTCTACCGGGAAACACCACTTGATGATGGATGGTTATTTGAGCTTGTACATCGGAATCAAATAAGAACTGATGATACCAAAGATGACGTCATTTCCTTCCGTGTCGACAACAGTGCAAGTGCAAAAAAGTGGTCGGCAGCATTTGCGGATAAACTTGAGTTGGATCCTACTCGCGGCTGA